The following is a genomic window from Hydrogenobaculum sp. Y04AAS1.
ATTAAGGTTCTTTAAGCATTTAGATCAAAATATAAAAGGTATTGATAAGTTTCTATTTTTTTTGTATTTTTAACACTAACGAGACCTATATACTTAAAACATATGAATAAGAACCTAAATCAATTTAAAAAAATAAAGGTAAATAGGAAAAGTGAATTTTTTGGTGTTTTAGGATTTTCAAATCAAAAAAATACCAATAAAGACTGCAAAGGCATATGGGAAAACATACTTGTTGGTATAAGCAAGAAAATTGACAAACCTACAATGGCCCTTGTTAAAAGCTTAAAACCAATAGCTATTGAAGGAAAAAGCCTTGTATTGGAATGCCCCACAGAGCAATCAAAAAACTGGATACATCAAACCCTTGGTAACATACTAAGAGATGAAGCTTATAAGAAAGGCTTTTCCATAAAACTTGTGATAAAAGAGCAAGATAATCCTAATATAGACATAAGTTATTCAACTTACAGAGATAGTGTTGATAGGCAAACTGCCGTAGATAAAGCGCCTTTTAGCATGTCTATACCTTCATACCCTAACGCTGAAACTAAGTTGAACCCCTCTGATGTAAAAAATAAAACCGCTTTTAAAGAAGGTATATCTTCTAAGTATACATTTGATAACTTTATAGTGGGTAAACAAAACGAAGTGGCTTATAGGGCATCTTTAGAAGTGGCTACAGATGAAAATTCTATATATAACCCCCTTTTTATATACGGGAAGGTAGGAAGCGGTAAAACGCATCTTTTGCAAGCTATAGGCAACAGAGCTTACTCTCTTGGAAAAAGCGTTATATATACATCCATGAACGATTTTACAGAGGAAATGGTTTATTATTTAAAGGCTGGCAATATAATAAGCTTTAGAGAAAAATACAAAGGCGTAGATATCTTACTCATAGATGATATACAGTTTTTGTCTGGTAAAGAACGTACGCAGATGGAGCTTTTTAACATATTTAACTATCTTTTTCAATACAACAAACATATAGTATTTGCAAGCGATAAGCATCCAAGAGACATAAAAGATATCTCCGAAAGGCTTGTAAGTAGGTTTGAAGGTGGTCTTTTGGTGGAAACCAGCATAGATGATCAAATAAAGCTTTCTATTATAAAACAAAAGATTCAGATTTATGGACTAAACGTAGACGAAAGGCTTATATCCTATATAAAAGACAATACCACCAACAACGCTAGAGAGATTGAAGGTCTTGTGCTTCAGATAAAGGCAAAAGGCGTTTCTATATTAGAAGCTTACAACTCTGCCACGCATTACAACTCTACCACAGTTACCAACACACCAAAAGAAATAAGCATAGACAAGATTAAAAAAGCTGTAGCAAACTATTTTAACATTGGTATGGATATCTTTAATAAAAGCTATAAAAACAAAAAGTACGCTACAGCAAAACATATAGCTATCTTTTTATCAAGAGAGTTTACGGGCTTTTCTCTTGCTGAGATAGCAAAGGCTTTTAACATAAAGTCCCATTCAAGCGTTAACCATTCTATCAAAAAGATAGAAAAACAGATAAAAGAGGACAAAACGATTCAGTACTCTGTATCCTCTTTAAGAGAGATTATAAGAAAATTAGATTGATTATCTTATGTTTCTGTATATAATGTATAAGCCTACAAGTATAACCGCTATAGCGTAAAAGGTTTTTAGTTTTTTTGCGTTTAATCTAGTTGCCAGTTTCACACCTAAGAACCCGCCTAAAAAACCACCTATTAGATAACAGATGGCTATGAGAAAATCCACCTCGTGTTTTGTAGCATATACTATGGCAGTTGTTATACCAAACATACCTACCGATATCAAAGAGGTGCCAATAGCTTTTATAGTGCTTAAGTTTGTGCTAAAAAGAAGTGCTGGCACTATCAAAAAACCACCGCCTATACCAAAAAACCCAGATAGAATACCCACGAAAAATCCGGACAAAGCTATTAAAAAAGGATTTCCTGCAATTCCTTCTTTGTGAAACTCTTTCTTTTCTTTTGTAGACATTACGTAGAAAGCTATAGCTATCATCATAAACCCAAAAGCCACCAACAAATCTGCGCCTCTTAAAGAAGCCCCCGCTTTAGCCCCCAGAAAAGAGCCTATTATACCGGGTATTGCAAAGATAAAACCCTCTTTTATACTGACGTTTCCATGTTTGAAATGAAACATGGAGTTGATAAACGCGTTTATACCTACCGCCAACGCTGTACTGCCTATAGCAAGATGTTTAACGATATTGTCTTGTTCTTTGCTTAAGTTTCCATTGTCAAGTCCTACGAAGTAAAGTAGCAACGGTACCGCCAGTATAGACCCCCCACCTCCTATTAAAGAAAGTATAAGTCCTACAAATACGCCAGATACAGCTGACAGTAAGTATTGAATAAAAGTAATATGTATCATCTTGCAAAGGTACCATCTTTTACATCTTTATCTGGTATTATCAAGGAGAAGTTATCCCCATCGGACAGGGCTAATACCATACCCTGAGATTCAAAGCCCATCATTTTTCTTGGTTTTAAATTGTATACTACGAGGATTTTTTTGCCCACAAGCTCATCTTTGCTGTAATACTGCTTTATACCTGCTAATATTGTCCTTTTTTCATCTCCTATCTTTACTTCTAATTTTAAAAGTTTATCGGATTTTGGCACTTCTTCCACATCTAAAACTTTAGCTAAAGCCAGCTTTACCTTTGAAAAATCTTCTATACTTATTAGTTCTTCGCTTGTAGTGTTTTTGACCTCCATGTAAATATTATATAATTTTTTGTTTCTTAAAGGTGTTGTTTGTATGGTAAAATTAAAATATGAAAATATGCTTTGTGGCTTCTGAGTGCGAGCCTCTGGTGAAGGTGGGTGGGTTGGGTGACGTGGTCCAGTCCTTGGCAAAAGAGCTTGTAAACCTAGGGCATCAAGTTTCAGTAATACTTCCATTTTACAAGTCAATAAAAGCCCAAAATGTTCAATTCATCACACAGCATACGTTAAATTTAGGCGGTGTGTATTACGATTTTCATATATATAAAACTAATTTAGACAATGTAGATATATTTCTAATAGACCAAAAGACATTTTTTGGAAGAGAATATGTTTATGGTACCCCAAAAGGCCCTTACGAGGATAATTATCTTAGGTTTGCCTTTTTCTCGTTAGCCTCTTTGGAAACCTTGTCTCACGTTTGTCATATCCCAGATATAATACACATTCATGATTGGCATACAGCGCTGGTGGCTGTTTATAAAGATTTATATTTTAAGCATCTTGATGAGACTGCTACGGTGCTTACTATACACAACATAGCTTTTCAAGGTATATTCCTAGGTCATATTTTACCTCAAATAGGTATACCGTGGGGGCTTTTTAATCCAGAGGATTTAGAATTTTACAATCAAGTTAATTTTTTAAAAGGCGGTATAGTGCATTCTGATGTTATAACTACTGTAAGCAAAACACATGCTAAAGAAATTCAAACAAATATGGGGTTTGGCCTTGAGGGTGTGCTGAGGGAGAAAAGATACGTTTTTGGGATTTTAAACGGAATAGATACCGAATCTTGGAACCCTGCCACAGATAAAAGTTTGTATCAAAACTACGATATTAATACCTTTAAAGCGGGCAAAGAAAAAAATAAAATGTATGTGAAAGAACTTTTTGGGCTTGAAACTCCTCATACAAGACCTTTGGCAGCATTTATAGCAAGGCTTGCAAAACAAAAAGGGCTTGATTTGATAGAAAAAGCTGTAGACGATGCTGTAAAAATAGGTTACGATTTTATATTTTTAGGCTCTGGAGATTATTATTATCAGGGTAAAGTGCTTGATATGGTTAAAAGAAACATGGGATACGTTGCAGCTAGGATAGAATATAACGATATATTATCTAGAAAGCTTTATGCCGGAGCTGATATGTTTTTGATGCCCTCTGAATACGAGCCTTGCGGTATAGGCCAGATGATTGCTATGAGATACGGAGCTATACCCATAGTGCATAAAACTGGTGGTTTAGCGGATACCGTTGTAGATTATAACGAAGACAACGAGCACGGTACTGGTTTTTCTTTTGAAGATTACACCTACAAAGATTTTCTTTATACTATGGCAAGGGCTATGATAGTTTATCAGAAAAAATACATTCCAGAAGACAACGAATGGTATAACATTGTTTCAAACGCCATGGCTCAGGATTTTTCTTGGAGAAGAAGTGTCCAAGAGTATATAAAAATTTATAAAACTGCAAAGCTTATAAAAATGCACTGATGAAAATAACATTTTTAAATACGTCAAAAGACGTCCATGTATATATAAAAAGAAATATCCATTACAGTATTAAAACCGAAGACGTATCTAAAATAGTGCCCTCTTTTGCTATAAAGTTTGAGGGCTTTTTAGAGAAAAACGTGCTAGAAAATGCTGCTCGTTTTGGTGTATTTTGCCACAATCAGGGGAAATATGCATTTGTTATAGGAAATAAGTTTGGTATTTTTGAGCTTTTAAAAGCCACAAAACCAAAAATAGCTAAAGAACTTATAAAGCATATTATTAATTTTGGCAAAGAGCACCGTTACAACATATCTTACAACACAAAAGTTTTGCACCTTTCAGACATGAAACCACTTGTAATGGGAGTTATAAATATAACCAAAGATTCCTTTTACGCACCTTCAAGGGTGGATGAGAAAGATATACTTTTTAGAGTAGAAGAGTTTATAAAAGAGGGTGCAGATATAATAGATATAGGAGCTCAATCTACTAGACCTGGAGCAGAGGAAATATCTTCTGAGGAAGAGGTTCGTAAGCTTTTAGAACCCTTAAGAAAGATAAGAAAAGAGTTTAAGAATGTGTGGATATCCATAGATACATATTTTTCCAATACTGCTAGGGTATGTCTTGAAGAAGGGGCAGATATTATAAACGATATAAGTGGTGGAGTTTTTGACGATGATATACTAAAAACTATAGCTGTTTATAACTGCCCTTACATCATAGGACATTCCTCTTCGTACAAACCAAATCAGTGGCCCCATACAGATTTTGAGTATGAGGATATAACCCTTGAAATTATAAATCATTTTAAAAGCCAAGAGACAAAGCTTTTAGAACTTGGGTATAATCTCTTTAACGGCATAATCATAGACCCATGTATAGGCTTTGCCAAAAAACCTATGCACAACTTAGAAATTTTAAATCAGATAGAAGCTCTTAGAAGTCTTGATAGGCCAATTCTTATAGGTACTTCAAGAAAATCTTTTATAGGTATAGTGATAAAAGAGTTTTTACAAAAAGAATCTATACCAGCCCCAGAGCAAAGGCTTGTAGGAAGTCTTGGGTCTATAGCCCAAAGTATTACAAAAAACGCTTGCCATATTGTAAGAACCCATGATGTAGCTACTACTAAAGAGTTTATAGCGCTTTTAGATGCAATAAGGAATTATCATTATGCTTGAGATACTGCATTTTATCACCCTTAAAGATATTATAGATATAGCTTTGGTCTATTTTCTCGTATACGAAGTCATATATTACATGGCAAAATCAAGGGGAGGTCAAATACTAAAGGGTGTAATTGTAATAGCTCTTATTTGGATGCTATCTGAAGCCCTAGGTCTTAAGACCATGTCTTTTATCTTTGAAAAACTTTGGACCTTAGGCATAGTGGTACTTGTTATAATATTCCAACCGGAGATAAGAAGAGCATTATCAAGACTTGGTGAGAGAACCAGCATACAAAAAAATTCTCAAGCCACCCAAAAGGTAATAGAACGTATAGCAATGGCTTGCTCTTTTTTATCCCAAAGACAAATAGGGGCTCTCATTGTCATAGAAAGAAGCCAAAGCTTAGAAGATATCATAGATGGTTGTTCTTATATAGATGCAACTGTATCTGTAGAACTTCTTATAACGATATTTTATCCTATGACACCTCTGCATGATGGTGCTGTTGTAATAAAAGAAGATAAAATATTGTACGCTTCTTGCGTATTGCCATTGTCTAAAAATAAAGACCTTCCCAAAAAATACGGCACAAGGCATAGGGCTGCGGTTGGTATCACCGAAGAATCAGATGCTTTAGCGGTGGTGGTATCAGAAGAAACCGGTGATATATCCTTTATAAAAGCCGGTGTGATAACGAAGATGGAAAGCCCTGACATGTTAAAAGAGTACTTAGAAAAAGAGTTAAGCTGATTTCTTAATACCCCAATACGTTGTATAAAGACGATATATCTTGTATAAGTTTTAGTTTCTGATCTAAAAGGGCTTTTTTAGATTCAATTAGATTTGTTTTATAAGTGAGTAGACTGCTGTAAGGAGTAAGTCCTGCTTTGTAATTTGCAAGCGCTATGCGGTATTGATCCAACGCGGTTTGATATGTTTTTTTTAGGCTTTTATAATTAATATCATCTGTTTTATATTGAGCGATAGCATCATCCACTTCTTTAAAAGCCTTTAAAACAGTTTGTCTATAGTTTAGTATGCTTTGAGCCAAAGCTACTTTTGACGCTTTGTATAAACCTAAGTTTTGATTCCAGTTTAGTATAGGTTCTATAATGTTTAGGCCAAAATTCCAAGATATACTTGGCTGGGTCACGAGGTTATTTAGCTGCTGGGATTGAAAGCCGTAGCTACCAGTTAAATCAAAAGATGGAAAGAAGTTCGCCAAAGCGATTTTTTTCTCGTAAGCACTGTTTATTACATTGTACATAGCTTCTTTGACATCTGGTCTTGTGGTGAGCACTGTGGAGGGTATTGCTTTTGGTATAGCAAAATCCTTTGGCAACGTACCGTATATAGAAAATTTAAAGTCTTCTGGATATTCTCCCAAAAGGTAAGCAAAGGCATTTACCAACACTTTTCTTTGGGCTTTGTAGGTTTCTAACGTTTGTTCTAAATTTAGCAATGAGCTTTTAGCTTGGTCTACATTTTGATAAGATGTAAGTCCGGCTTTGTAGTTTGTTTGTGCAAGCTCTAAGTTTTTCTTTGCTATGTTTATTTCTTTTTCTAAAAGCTCTATATAATGTGCATTTTCTACTATTTGATAGTAGTTGTTTACTGTGTTCATGATGAGGGCGTTTTTAATGGCTTTGGCTTCTTCTTTTGATATTTTTACATTTTCTTTGTAATATCTATAGGCGTTTAGAGCTTTTGCAAAAAGATCTATCTCATATGAGGCACTTACAGAGAGGTTGTAGGTGGTATAGGGCGCTATACTGAAAAATCTTCCGGTGGGTGTCCGTTTAGATAGTTTTTGTCTTGTACCGGATACATTTAGGTTAAAATTTGGAAAAAGCACAGATGAGTTTTCAAGTACATAAGCCTTCGAGAGTTCTATATTTTTAAGAGCTATAAGGTAGTTTGTATTGTTTTTGAGAGCTAAGTCTACATAGTAATCTAGGGTTTTATCGTTGAAGGTTTTCCACCAGTGTTTGTAAAGGTTTTGATCTTTTGTGGTGTAGACTTGTTCGTATTTTGAAAGCTTTTCTTTAAAAGCGCTTGGATATTTTATAGATACATTTGTTGGTTTTGCGTAAAAAGCGCAAGAGTTTAATATCAGAGCTCCTATACCAATAACAACTATAGCCTTTTTCATATTATTTGCCCTCTAAATATATGTCTACAAGCTGTCCTGGGTAGAGGTTTACGTTTTTAGGCTTTTTAAATCTAAATATTACAGGTAGAACTCTTACGTCTACTCTTTCTAGTAGCTCATCCGATAGTTCTATCTTAGGTGTTACATAAGGTTCTACCGCTACAAATTTGAGGGGCACAGATATGTTGGTACCTCTTATAAACATAACGGCCTTTAAGTCTTTTATAGGTGGTAGTTTTGCAAGAAGTATTTCATCTATAAATGCTCTAACTTGAAGCTCTCCATTGGAGCTTTGACCAAGTCTTACAGGTGTAACGTAAGAATGTGTATAAGTATAATAAACACCAGAAGGTGATACATAGTCCCCTTTTTCCACGTTTAGCTCTAAAACAGTTCCAGATACCGGCGCTTTTACCGTATATCTTTTTAAAAGTTCCAAAGCACTTTGGTAAGCATGCTTATCGGCTTTGTAAAGTTGATACTGGGTGTTTATATCATAACTCCATGCTCCCGCCTTTGTGAGTTCATAATTTTTAATTGCCACTTTAAGATTTTCTTTTGCTTCTTTTAAAGCGTTTTTTGCGTTATCTAAATCTTGTTTTGATACAGATTTTGGGTTTAGTTTATAAGAGTTTAAAAGCTTTTTATAGTTTGACTGGGCATAAGCAAGCTGCGCTTTGGCGTAATCTACTTGAGCCTTTGAAACGGCCAAAACTTGGGGTCTTGGTTCGTGTAAAAGCTCTTGATATTTTGTATAGTCTGCTTGCACTTGATGGTAAAGCTGTTTGACCGTTTGGGCTTGTACGCTGTCATCCACTTGGAAAAGCGGTTGTCCTTTTTGCACAAACTCACCGTATTTTACAAAAACCTTTGTTACATTTCCAGATACCTCAGGGTATACATTTATGCTCTCCCCACTGGCTTGTACTGGTTCTATAATGCCGTTTGCATAAACGCCATTTTTAAAAGGGTCTTTTGTCATATATACAGGTGGCGGTGGTTTTGGAGCTGATCCGTATATGTGAGCGCTTATAATACCTGCTATGATACCAAGAATAGCTAAAGCTATCAAAATTTTTGTTTTTGTATTCATTTTTACCTCCTAAAAGCCAAAAATTTACAAGTCTGCCACGCTTCACAAGTCTGCCACGATTTACAAGTCTGCCACGGTTTAGTGTATTTCATCCAAAGAAGCCTCTTTTATAACACCATCTTCCATATGCACTATTCTAGTGGCATCTTCAAATATTCTGCTATCGTGGGTTATAACCAATATTGTCCTTTCTGGCGTAAGCATTCTTTCTTTTATAAGTTGCATTACTTTTTTACCGGTATCTCCATCCAAAGCGGCGGTAGGTTCGTCCAAAGCCAGTATTGTAGGATTTGTGGCGAGAGCCCTTGCTATTGCTACTCTCTGTTGCTCCCCGCCAGATAACTTGTAAGCTGGAAGCTCGTATTTAGATTCTGGAAGCTGGGCCATTTGAAGTTTTTCTTTTGCCAAATTTATAGCTTTGTCCCAGTCTTCACCTTTTAAAACAAGAGGTATAGCTACATTTTCCAAAACGCTCAATCTAGGAAAAAGATGGTAATCTTGGAAAACAAAACCTATGTTGTTTAGCCTAAACCTTGCCAACGAATCCGTGTCTAAAGACCATATATCTGTATCTTTTACTATTACCTTACCGTTGTCTGGTCTCAAAACCCCAGATATTAGGCTTAAAAACGTGGTTTTACCAGAACCAGAAGGCCCTACTATATACAACATCTCTCCGTAATATATGTCTAGACTTACATTTTTCACAGCACACGTTTTAGCTTCACCAGTCCCAAAGCATCTTGTGAGATTTTGCACTCGTATGGATATTTTTTTATCCTCCATTTTATCCTCTAAACACTTCAAAAGCCTCTACTTTTAATACCTTTCTTACTCCTAAGAAACTAGCGAAGGCTGTTATAAATACAACCATCACCAAAGCTGCTAGCATGTTGCCGTATCCCACCATAGCTGCGTAGTTTGGAACTTTGAGATGTCCTAAAGCTATCATCGATGAGGATAAAAGCACTCCAACTCCGTAGCCTACAAACCCCACCAAAACCGCTTGAATTACTATTATAAAAACAAGCTCTTTCCTAGTAGCTCCTATAGCTTTTAAGGCCCCAAATTTTTCAAGATTCTCCAAAACAAACGTATAAAATGTCTGCCCTGCTATCGAAAGCCCTACTATGAAGCTTACCAGTGTCATAATTAATACATTCATACCAAACCCAGTTTTAAACATGTAAAAATGGGCATTTATCTTAGTAAATTCTTTAGAGGTTA
Proteins encoded in this region:
- the dnaA gene encoding chromosomal replication initiator protein DnaA; this encodes MNKNLNQFKKIKVNRKSEFFGVLGFSNQKNTNKDCKGIWENILVGISKKIDKPTMALVKSLKPIAIEGKSLVLECPTEQSKNWIHQTLGNILRDEAYKKGFSIKLVIKEQDNPNIDISYSTYRDSVDRQTAVDKAPFSMSIPSYPNAETKLNPSDVKNKTAFKEGISSKYTFDNFIVGKQNEVAYRASLEVATDENSIYNPLFIYGKVGSGKTHLLQAIGNRAYSLGKSVIYTSMNDFTEEMVYYLKAGNIISFREKYKGVDILLIDDIQFLSGKERTQMELFNIFNYLFQYNKHIVFASDKHPRDIKDISERLVSRFEGGLLVETSIDDQIKLSIIKQKIQIYGLNVDERLISYIKDNTTNNAREIEGLVLQIKAKGVSILEAYNSATHYNSTTVTNTPKEISIDKIKKAVANYFNIGMDIFNKSYKNKKYATAKHIAIFLSREFTGFSLAEIAKAFNIKSHSSVNHSIKKIEKQIKEDKTIQYSVSSLREIIRKLD
- a CDS encoding sulfite exporter TauE/SafE family protein, whose product is MIHITFIQYLLSAVSGVFVGLILSLIGGGGSILAVPLLLYFVGLDNGNLSKEQDNIVKHLAIGSTALAVGINAFINSMFHFKHGNVSIKEGFIFAIPGIIGSFLGAKAGASLRGADLLVAFGFMMIAIAFYVMSTKEKKEFHKEGIAGNPFLIALSGFFVGILSGFFGIGGGFLIVPALLFSTNLSTIKAIGTSLISVGMFGITTAIVYATKHEVDFLIAICYLIGGFLGGFLGVKLATRLNAKKLKTFYAIAVILVGLYIIYRNIR
- the metG gene encoding methionine--tRNA ligase subunit beta, encoding MEVKNTTSEELISIEDFSKVKLALAKVLDVEEVPKSDKLLKLEVKIGDEKRTILAGIKQYYSKDELVGKKILVVYNLKPRKMMGFESQGMVLALSDGDNFSLIIPDKDVKDGTFAR
- a CDS encoding glycogen synthase, which translates into the protein MKICFVASECEPLVKVGGLGDVVQSLAKELVNLGHQVSVILPFYKSIKAQNVQFITQHTLNLGGVYYDFHIYKTNLDNVDIFLIDQKTFFGREYVYGTPKGPYEDNYLRFAFFSLASLETLSHVCHIPDIIHIHDWHTALVAVYKDLYFKHLDETATVLTIHNIAFQGIFLGHILPQIGIPWGLFNPEDLEFYNQVNFLKGGIVHSDVITTVSKTHAKEIQTNMGFGLEGVLREKRYVFGILNGIDTESWNPATDKSLYQNYDINTFKAGKEKNKMYVKELFGLETPHTRPLAAFIARLAKQKGLDLIEKAVDDAVKIGYDFIFLGSGDYYYQGKVLDMVKRNMGYVAARIEYNDILSRKLYAGADMFLMPSEYEPCGIGQMIAMRYGAIPIVHKTGGLADTVVDYNEDNEHGTGFSFEDYTYKDFLYTMARAMIVYQKKYIPEDNEWYNIVSNAMAQDFSWRRSVQEYIKIYKTAKLIKMH
- the folP gene encoding dihydropteroate synthase — encoded protein: MKITFLNTSKDVHVYIKRNIHYSIKTEDVSKIVPSFAIKFEGFLEKNVLENAARFGVFCHNQGKYAFVIGNKFGIFELLKATKPKIAKELIKHIINFGKEHRYNISYNTKVLHLSDMKPLVMGVINITKDSFYAPSRVDEKDILFRVEEFIKEGADIIDIGAQSTRPGAEEISSEEEVRKLLEPLRKIRKEFKNVWISIDTYFSNTARVCLEEGADIINDISGGVFDDDILKTIAVYNCPYIIGHSSSYKPNQWPHTDFEYEDITLEIINHFKSQETKLLELGYNLFNGIIIDPCIGFAKKPMHNLEILNQIEALRSLDRPILIGTSRKSFIGIVIKEFLQKESIPAPEQRLVGSLGSIAQSITKNACHIVRTHDVATTKEFIALLDAIRNYHYA
- the cdaA gene encoding diadenylate cyclase CdaA: MLEILHFITLKDIIDIALVYFLVYEVIYYMAKSRGGQILKGVIVIALIWMLSEALGLKTMSFIFEKLWTLGIVVLVIIFQPEIRRALSRLGERTSIQKNSQATQKVIERIAMACSFLSQRQIGALIVIERSQSLEDIIDGCSYIDATVSVELLITIFYPMTPLHDGAVVIKEDKILYASCVLPLSKNKDLPKKYGTRHRAAVGITEESDALAVVVSEETGDISFIKAGVITKMESPDMLKEYLEKELS
- a CDS encoding TolC family protein, whose translation is MKKAIVVIGIGALILNSCAFYAKPTNVSIKYPSAFKEKLSKYEQVYTTKDQNLYKHWWKTFNDKTLDYYVDLALKNNTNYLIALKNIELSKAYVLENSSVLFPNFNLNVSGTRQKLSKRTPTGRFFSIAPYTTYNLSVSASYEIDLFAKALNAYRYYKENVKISKEEAKAIKNALIMNTVNNYYQIVENAHYIELLEKEINIAKKNLELAQTNYKAGLTSYQNVDQAKSSLLNLEQTLETYKAQRKVLVNAFAYLLGEYPEDFKFSIYGTLPKDFAIPKAIPSTVLTTRPDVKEAMYNVINSAYEKKIALANFFPSFDLTGSYGFQSQQLNNLVTQPSISWNFGLNIIEPILNWNQNLGLYKASKVALAQSILNYRQTVLKAFKEVDDAIAQYKTDDINYKSLKKTYQTALDQYRIALANYKAGLTPYSSLLTYKTNLIESKKALLDQKLKLIQDISSLYNVLGY
- a CDS encoding HlyD family secretion protein, with the protein product MNTKTKILIALAILGIIAGIISAHIYGSAPKPPPPVYMTKDPFKNGVYANGIIEPVQASGESINVYPEVSGNVTKVFVKYGEFVQKGQPLFQVDDSVQAQTVKQLYHQVQADYTKYQELLHEPRPQVLAVSKAQVDYAKAQLAYAQSNYKKLLNSYKLNPKSVSKQDLDNAKNALKEAKENLKVAIKNYELTKAGAWSYDINTQYQLYKADKHAYQSALELLKRYTVKAPVSGTVLELNVEKGDYVSPSGVYYTYTHSYVTPVRLGQSSNGELQVRAFIDEILLAKLPPIKDLKAVMFIRGTNISVPLKFVAVEPYVTPKIELSDELLERVDVRVLPVIFRFKKPKNVNLYPGQLVDIYLEGK
- a CDS encoding ABC transporter ATP-binding protein, whose protein sequence is MEDKKISIRVQNLTRCFGTGEAKTCAVKNVSLDIYYGEMLYIVGPSGSGKTTFLSLISGVLRPDNGKVIVKDTDIWSLDTDSLARFRLNNIGFVFQDYHLFPRLSVLENVAIPLVLKGEDWDKAINLAKEKLQMAQLPESKYELPAYKLSGGEQQRVAIARALATNPTILALDEPTAALDGDTGKKVMQLIKERMLTPERTILVITHDSRIFEDATRIVHMEDGVIKEASLDEIH